CCTGTGAATGTATGACACGGTGTGATTCTCGTACGGTTTCCGAGGGGCGCCGTTCACCTCTAACAATCCCATGCATCTTGACTTGAGTCGATTATCGGTTTTCCGGCACAGAGAAGTTATGAAACCTTTGCTGGAATCGACTGGGTCGTTTTGGCCAAAAAGCTTGTGGTTCTTCCTGtccgccagcgccagcgttGTGATACTCATCACGCCCCCTGACCACTCGTCGCCTCCTGTCTCGGTCATGGCACGTTCCTGGCTCTGTCTCGCGGTGCGCAGAATCTCAAAGAACATGGCGGCCTCCTCCAGATAGAAGGGTGGGTCAATTGTTTTCAGCATGTGAGAGTAGAGGTCCTCTAGGCCGCGCGGTAGACACCGGAGCCTTTTTGCAACGTCCTCAAAGTCGTCATCGAGATTCAGACCCTTGATGAGTGAGTTCAGGAGCAGCTTGACCCAGAGGAACACGCCATTTGCCGTCGCAacaatctccttgatcacCTTTGTCGCTTCGCTTGGTTGTCCTGCGCAGAGGGCAGTCCAATTTTCATTTGCGCTGAGCCGATCCTCAACGTACACGAAGATGTCGTTCCTTGTGAGATCCTGAAGTCTCAAGGTCGGGCAAGATTTGAAGACGTTTTCGATCTGGAGCCATGGCCGGCTAGATACACAGACTTTGACATGTGAATGGGTCCCGACCTTGACCAGAAACCGTGCCATTGCAGCGTGATCGCCCTGGTACTCGTCCAACCCGTCGATGAACAAGCAGAGTCGTTGATGAGATGTTGACTTTATCAGTTTCTCAAAAGCGTCCTCTAACTTTCCGACTGTCCAACTGATATTGGGAGTATGCTGTTTGAAAACTTGGTAGCGGGTTACGTCATCGTATGCGCATGACAGTATCGTTTGAAGCTGATCGGGGTATTTCGATAGATATTGGTGCAAAATGGATCGAAAGATGCCCAATAAAGACCGCTGTTCGGGTGTACCGCTGttccagaagaagaatgagAATACTTCAAGATCATGTCCGGATGCCCAACGACCAAGAAACTCATATGCCCGGCCGCTGTCGAGAATGTATCGTATCAGGGTAGACTTGCCACTGGCGGCCTTTCCGCTGAGCCAGTACACGCCATTCCCGTGTTCTAGCCACTGAGGGAAACTGCTCCCAGCCGTCTCATCGGACTTGTCTGCTTTGAAAATCCATTCGAATGTGGAGCGATGTGCTTCAGCGACTTCCTCATACCGCTGTGAGATGCTCGCAAAGTGAAGACATCTTAGTAGCGCCCGCTGAACAGCGGCCTCAGTCTCCTGGCTGGATGGCATTCGCTCATCGATTCTGGCGATAGCTTGTACGAGTGATGACTCCGTCCTTTCCCATAAAGCGTCGACTCGGGACCTAATTTCTTCCGCGAAAATATCCCGGTTCTCAACTATTTTTTGGACCAGGTCTTGATTTGACTTCTGAAGTGCTTGGAACCTGTAGTCATCCAGGACGGAAGAGGTGGCTTGTGCCTTTCTAATGCGTGCGTCAATTGGTATGTCAAAGGTTCCCTCTTCCAAGAAGGACTCACTGCACAACTGACAGGATGTGGAGCTCCAGCTGGCCTCTCAAATCAGACAATGTTTGCAAAGCCTTTGCAGCTTCATCATTCTTCCACACCGCTCTGAGCGCCTGGCGTAGAGTCTTCAGTTTTCGACGCTTCACTTCGTCTGCCTTCTGACCCGGAACAAACCCGGACGACGAACCAGCTTGGCTGGATTGTTGGCGTTGAATTTTCAGCTGCTTGTCACGAACGTGGTCCAGGGAACGTAGAATTTCTTCCGTTGCCTTGACGCACTTCTCCGAGATCCGAATCAGCTCCTCACCGTCCTCCCCTGAAGGAAAGGACTGGATGTTGTTCTTGGCGAATTTGCTCAAGCTCTCGGCTTTATGACGGAGCTCGAAGCAGTCACGCTCGACGTTGGTGTTTTCAGCTGTTAAGCCGCTTGTTGAGTTGTGGATTTCCCGCGCTGTCTTTAACACACTGCCACCAAACTGGATGACACCCAAGATGCTCGCCGCTGCTGATATGGAGGCCAGAGGGTCCATCGATCAGGCATCGAATCAACAGAGCGAGTGCTCTATCAGTTGAAGTGCGTTGTGGAAGTGACAAACGTCGCCTTTGCCTCAGTCCTCAACCTAAGGCGGCAGGTTGGTCCCACCGCTGGTACTGACACTAGGCATGTATGGGGAGGTGGTGATGAGTTCGTCGACCCATCTGGGCCAGTACGGAATATAAACTGATGGTCTCATGTATCCTGCAATTGCTCAGCCCCGCTGAAGGGGCTGAGCCGGACAGCCACACGTCTGGGCTCTGCCTTGGAGATAGCCCACAGAGGATAATGACCTCTATATATCTTGGTAAGCTTCCGTGGCGATGACATTTGGATACTCCCTGACAATGCAACTCGCCGTGAAGCAGATGACTCCTCGATTTAAACAGGTCAAACTGGAGTTTGGCTTAGGCAGGAAATGCCTGATGATCTCCGCCTCTTCCCCGCGCTGTGTGGTGTGGGCCTCGTATGCCGTGTATCCTTGCATAACTCGGAGGCTCTGCAATTGGCCGACTTCGTAGCCACAGATATGGTGGGCCGGATGTAAGGCAGATTGGGTATTTCTGCTTCTCAAGGCCTTCACACCGCTGGATAGGAGCAATAAGAGGGAGTGATAGTCCTGTGACCTCTATTTTAATTACAAGGCCAGCCGCAGCGCAGGTCATCTGGATTGCCGTATTATCCGTTGCGTCTATATATTGCCTCGTTGTCCCCCGCGGCCAGAGTTTTGCATTGCCGTGTTATCCGTCACACCCAGAAAGCTGAAGACATTGCATTTAGGTGGTTCAGCTGTTCTCTATTAACTGAAATGATCGACTGCTGCCTAGATATCATTAATAAATACCATCTTAAGATCGACGACATTTTGACATAACCCAGCTTGCTCAGCCACACTGAGATGGGTATATAAAGACCATCAACAAAGACGTGAACTTTGCTCTTGcaacatcacatcacatcatgAAGTCATACCATTATACAATTGATCAACTCTACCGTGACTGGCGATATGCCGTCGAGAAGGACTTTGTCACCGCTGATGGGAAGGCTTTTCCTTACGCCCCAGGTGGTCACTTGCAATGGGGCAACGAAGATAGAATGCTTTCTCTGAGCGGAAAGCCGTGCGATGCTTGTCTCAGCGGTGATGGCAAGAGAGCAGCAATCGTTGTCGAAAAGAGAATCCAAGTCATCGATACGGAGACTTGGGCGACCATTACTGTTCTCAAAGGCCACACGCGCCCCGTAGATGGCCTTGCTCTCAAACCAAACGACAGCAACATTCTTGTTTCGTCTGAAGGAACAGAGGCTGATCAGATCAGCCGTGACGCTGAGCCGACCATCATTGTTTGGGATATCGGCAGAGCCAAGAAGGCTCCCCGCTTGGATGAGTCTGATCTACATGTCGTTTCCAAGGCCGCTATAGTCGTCGCGGCCTCGAAGTTGGAGGGTCTCGGTTTGGAACTGAATGGTCCTGGGCAAGAAGAGCTTGAAACAGCTTTGGCGTCTAAGATCGACCGAGTCATGGCAAAGCAAGGTATCGCGGACAACATTCGCATTTGCGGTCGTCTCCAAATAGGCCATCAGCCCGAGATCTTCAATCCATCCGGAACTCATTTGGTGTATTCGCCTGGATATGCCCCAGAGTCTGACGGGACTATCCCCTGGGATGTTGTGATTTGCTCGACGGATGACTTCAAACCCATCTTGACTCTGAAAGGCCACACCGATGATATCAAGTGGGCTGGCTGGGGCCCCGATGAAACGCTTCTGGCAACTGTCTCGTTTGATAAGACAATTCGCATCTGGGATGCTGTTCAGGGTCATCAAGTTCACTGCTTCGAAACAGACCGTTATAATTGGGCCGGCGCCTTTAGCCCTGATTCACAGCATTTCGTCGCCACAGACGGATTTGGCATCATTCGTGTCTATGCGCTTCATGCGGACGAGACATTGTATTGGCAATTCCAAGATGAGGGCCCAAAGATGTGGAGGCCCTCGGTCGCCTGGCATCCAAATGGCAAGCTGATAGCCGTTGGTGGGAAGAGGGACGGCGAGATCCTTCTCCTGGACATCGTCAAGAAAGAGGTCGTCCAGAGGCGGCAGCTTTCGCGGAAAGACACAAAGATCGAAGGCGAAACTCCTTTGATGATACCGGGACGCTTCGTAGGTGTAAACGAAATCAAGTTCGTAGACGGAGGGAACAAGCTCGTTGTGTGGGTGAGTGGCGACGGCAGCATCGAGGTGTTTGACCTGAACAAGGAAGTAAAGTGGAGGTTTGCAAGAGGCGGCACCGAAGATGGGCCAGAGGCTGGGAAGTGGAGAGATGAGAATGGAAAGGTGACAAGTGAAGGGGGGTCCGGCATGTTGGTCTTGGAGAGAGAAGGGAAGTTGACTCTGGCCAGCGTTGACTTTGATAGCGTTCGACTATGGACTGTGCCATTGACGGATTGAAGGATAGGTGCCGCAAGCTCAGCAAGGATTTGAAAGTGGACAAGACTGAATCAAGAAAGCAAGATGTTCGGGTGAACCTGGACGGAGGTTGGTGTCAGGAACTCTCTAGGCTTGTTTATTTTCCAACCGTTTGCTCGGTATGACTTCCTGTCCTTACCTTGCATATATGTTAACTCTTTTATGGTATCTGAGAATCAATTCATTCACTCGCAACTAGGTATGTAGCTGAGGCAGCTTGAAAGTTCTTCCCCTGTCAAATAGATCACTGTCTAGTCTGTTGTTCTTAGAGCAATGTGCGGTTTTCTGTGTATTGGTCAGACAGGAAATCCTTTCAAGAGTTTGGTGACACCTTCCCATAGAAAGTGAGACCACCGACTTGGATTGTGGAGGGCATTGCCAGTTGTGTGTGGTAATACAATGTGGTGCACTGCCACAGTCTTGGCGGTTCATCAAGGGAGTCAGATTTGAGAGACTTGCCAAATATAGAGTCTTGGGCTCCATCATTCGAGGCTAGGATTATCCACAGCCTGCTTTCTTGGCCACTCCCTACGATAGAATGGTTACCCTCCACAGCCTGATTTACAAGCTAAGAGGGGATTCAGCTCAGCTGAGGTCCTGCATATTGGCCCGGATCGCAAATGGGAACTTGGCTTTGTTGGTCGGGCCCTCATATCTCTTCTCCTTGCGAGTTTGTAGATAGCATTGGGTTTTGATGCTATTATGTGTTTATCAGTATGTTCTTTGATATTGCGCACGACGGAGACGTCGTTGAAAACAAGAACAGGTGAGTTTTTAGAGCTGGCGCTTAGGAGAAACATTGTTGAAGAGTCAAGAAAATTTCTGCCCGTTCAGGCCAAGGAGGTAACCTCTCTAATGCATGCCATCAGCCGCAACTGAGTACCGGCGTACACGGAATTCAGTGAGTGAATCCTCATCACACCAAATGCATGAGACCAGTCTCTGTTGTTTCTGAGCTGAAGGCCTGTCCATGTTGCCATATTGAGTCTATTGGCTGCTTGCATATAGGTGGCTGATGAGGCTTATGCCACAGCGCTTCAGGCCGTGTCTCTCGTCTCTCGAGGTACGTAAAAATAGGGTCGAAAGTGCACACTATGCCCCGTCACGCGCCGCTGCGCTTAAGATGCTCTTTCAGCCCATTTTTGCTAAAGAGAGAGTTGCTATGATGGCCGCTCAAGAGTCTCTCAGGGTTCAACTGCCACATAAATTCCTCAGAAATACACCTGCGCATCGAATCGACCCTCATCGCCCGCGTATATTTGGATATTCTTGACTTGTTCTTTCGAGCCTTCCATTGCCGCTCGGATGTCAAGGCTTCAAGTTACCATTGCGTGATTTAATTGCCATTTGCCAAAGTTGTTGACAGCCTGCTGCTGGTAGGAAGTGTTGGTGTGGCCATGTCTTGGCCTACAGCCTGATTTCGAGGCCAAAGTTCTCAGACAGCCTGGTCAGCAACCCTCCATTACGTACCAAATAATAGCACTGGCTTCTTGGTTCCGAATACTCCAGCTGCTTCTCTATAAAGGACAGGGTTCCTCCCCCTTGTTAACATGTCCGGTTTCATGCCAACGGCGTATTACCATATTTGCCAGATATCTCCTTTGAGACGCCCACAATGCCTGCACTCGAGTACCGGCCACTTAACGCCCTCCCGCTAAGAGTCCAAAGTCAAGAAATCTCCTTCTTCGAGTGGGTCACGCTCCTCACCTTGTGCCTGACTCCTCTTGTTGCCCATATCCTCGTTGGTGTCCCCTCTCCAACCCATCTTGACGGCAAGCGACCAACTTGGCATCATCGGATCTGTCATTACAACCCAACCTCTATTCTTTGGCGCTACGCAATCATTGCTGATCGGAGAATCCGTGCTCAGAACTGGAGCAAAGCCGATCTCGCCGCCACGAATGCCTTGTTCTGGACTGGGGAACGCTGGGATGGTTCAGAAGCCATGACCAAGTGCACTCACCAGCATTGTGTTCATCTGCCAGAGGACACTCGAGCTTCTTTCTTCTCAAGAGAAATGGTCAAGACCCTCATCGTCACTTTTCAAGGGTTGCAGGCCATCACCCTCTTATCAGGCGGGCTCACCGAGGGTGCTATCGGCTTCACAAAGTGGATGGCAGtcgacatcatcttcttccccatcGCTCTCATTGGCTTGCTGAGACTTTTATGTTGCTTCTGGATTACCGACGACTTCTCATATCCATCTCCCAACAATGTCTCACCGTGCCGCCGGTCGGGCAATTCCACTGATAACTTCTCATGCTCGTGCCGCCAGCCGGATAGCTCTGGCCAGTCATTCGAGCGCTTCTCAGAAGACAATCGATTCCTACCTACTACCTATTGGCGTAGTATCTTGTTTCGTTTGGTCTATGGTCTGTCCATACTCGGGctgttggccttggccatctgTTACGCGATATCGGGCGGTAACTATACGGCAACAACTTTTACTGTCTTGCTCTTCTATCTTGTGTTTCTTGCGGCAACTACCATCATCTTTTTCATCTTTTTCGTCTGCAAGCATGAGACAACGACCATTATACCCTGTATTTCAGAAACTTGGTATCAGATCTACACCGGGTGCATCATCAGCTTCGCGGTCATTGCCATTGTCATCGCCTGCCTCGAGACCCGCAAGTCTCCATGCGGCAAGTTCACCAGCGGCTACGGTCATGACGCCGACGTCAGGGCATGCCTGGGTTCAGTTGCGGATGCTATTCCGGTCAGCGAGGGAATTGATGAGCCATTCTTCGGGTTGGCTGCCTACGGGTTTACCAAGAAGAACAATGGCAGCTTCGTCAAGGTTGATGACACGCAGCAGGTGGCCAATTTTACTGGGATGTGCCTTGGGAAGCTGGAGTTGTAAATATGGGTGTTTCAGATGTTTATCCTTATGCAATTGGGCCCCTAGTTCAGCAACTTACCTCATGCACGCGCGGAGTGGAGAGTCATTAGGGGGCAGCCTGGCAACTTGTTTCGTAGCGGTAAATTCTCTCGATGAATAATATTACTCCTCTTCGTTGTAATAATTCTATCAAGTCAGACCAGTAGCGGTTTTGCCTAGATCTGACAGTGTCTCTACTCAAGTATACATTGAAAGGAAGCTAAAAATGCTGGCATCCATCACTAATCTATAACAAGCCTGAGTTTGTCAACCTAAGTCCAAGACCGATAGGTCTTTCCATACTTGGATTCCTGTGCCAGGAGCTTGATGAACTCGTCCGAAACCTTCTCCTCTGTACCGTATTAGCAATGACTACCTGGGGATAGTCTGATATTGACGACTTACCAACTCGCTCAGACACATGCAGCTCGTCGAACCAGAAGAAACTCTCCCTAGCCTTCTTTTCAACTGGGCAGTCAAGGAATTCACCAATCTCGCAGTGCCTGTAGTGACCAGTGATATTGGCAGGGGCATCAATGTACTTCTCGGGAGTCTTGAGCATGTCTGTCATCAGGCCGTGGAGGTCAAAGAAAGAAAACGTCGCGCCGGGCCATCGTTTCTCGACGATAAGCTGAAAGGGTACACCGTACTGCAGCATCGTCTTGGCGCTGGTGAGATACTCCATGAGCTTATAGTTGTAGTCAGTCATGTTGTAAGCAGTCTTGTTGAACCAGGTTGGGTTGTCGAGTCTACCGCCGTCCTCGGGGATGAGGTAGGCCGGGGAGCGTTCTGCGGCAGGGGGTGTAATGGCGATAAAGTGACGGCCACCAGTCTCGTAGAGTGCGTCAAAGACGTCCCAGACACAGCTGACGTACGAAGTGATGTTGGTGTCCCGGGCATTAGAATCGGTAAGGAAGCCATTGACAGTCAAGTCGTTTCCTCCAATCAAGACAGCGTAGGCAGTGTTGTCAGCCGTGCGGTTGCCATAAACCTCATCAAACTCAAGATCAGCCTTGAAAGCTGGGACCTGCTCGTCTAGGATAGAAGGGAAGGGCTTTCCAGGAGTCAGGACAAACTGGCGCTCAACGATCTTGTTGGAGCAAGTAGCACCACCAACGGCGTAGTTGAAGCTCTTGGCGCCAGTTTTGCGAGCCACCATTCGGGGCCACTTGTAGCCACCGCTGGTCGTGGTGTTCCCATTTTCAGGGAGGATGGTTCCAGCGGGAGGTAGGCCTTGATGCTCATAGATGTAGTTGAGGCGGTTTTCATCTGAGAAACTGTCGCCAAAATTGACTAGGTTTTGGAGGTTCAGGCAAGAGGATGCCGCGAGGTGCACCATGGTGGCGAAGACAAGAACAGACTTCATGGTGAATAGTCGAGAAGAAGTGGGAAGAGAACACCCAGGGCTGCTGATTGCTGGCAAGTTGCTTGTCTAACTTGAAGCGAAGGCTTGACTCTGCCTTTATACATGAAAAGAAGTCTAGGATCATAGTTCAGCTGGCCAAAGTGGCAATAGGCCCAGGTGGCGGTGTATCTAGGTAAGGACTGGCTAATCTACCCATCTGGTCAATGAGCGTCAGAAATGGATAGGAACTGGATTCAGAGTGAATCAAGTTTTCAGCTCTTGACCAAGTCAGACGCAGCCAAGATCTTGGGGAAGTGGGCCAGTATCACGCCCAGCATTGGCTCCAGATGCAACTCTTGATATTTTCCCTAAAACGACAGAGCGGGATCCGCACATTGCAACATTGATCATGACACGCCAAGAGTCAGCCCGTTTTTCGGCCTTTGCCGATGTTTGCCCCTTGTAGGGCTGTGAAGCAACAACATCTGCTACACCAACTTGACCCGTCTCCGTTGACCAAAGATGTATTCATCCTCAGCAGGCTGGTTCACATTCCATCTGAAAAAGCCCAGTCGTTGAAAAACCCCTTTGTCATTCTCGTAGGTAGCGATACCCTCAACATAGTACAACCGGAGTGGATCGCTCTTCTTCCTACCCGTGATGTCAATAGTCTTGTCTAGAAGTATATAGTAGACACATGTGGCCGTGGTAGGGAGCTCATCTATATCTAGGTCAAGGGTGATCCGGATGCCCCGGTCTTTCGACGAGTCGTGGCGGAATTGGTCTAAACTGCGACAGACGATATCGCACTCGGCCTCCAGATACACTTCATCTGGCTTAGAAGAGACGTGCAAAAGCGAGAAACCGTTATATGGTCGCACGGAGGATATTCCATAGGAATAAAAATTGATACGGCAGTCCAGACAACCCCAAGACCATGTTAGGGCTCTTTTGGATCTACTCGTGACAGGCTGGGAAGGGCCGGCTTGGGATCGTGACCAGAGAAGCTGTAATGGCAGACAAGCCATCCATGTGCCCGAAATATATGTCCTGTCCATAGTGGTTGACAAGTGCTTCGACTGTAGTAGTTCATTCGCTATGCCCTGCACAGCATGAAGTCGATCATCAGCCACAGTGAGCGACCGCGTAGTAAACTCGAAGAGCATGCCGCTCCACATTCCACTAAGGAACACTGGCGACATCCAGCCGTCTCCGCGGCTTTTGTGATAAGTTTCAAACTCGTCGAAAAGCTTGGTTCCAAACGAGAACAGCTTCGGGCTCTTCTCTCGCTTGAGGTTGCCGAGATTGAGGAACATTTCGTGCTGGGGCTTACAGCGGCAATGCAAGTCGTAATCTGAAAAGATCAGAATGCGTCGGGAGAGAACTGCTTCTTGAAAAGCCCAGCCACGAGTCCGTAAGGGCAATGGGTGTGTATCAGCCGGAATACCCTCCGCCGCCAGAGTCACTCTACCAACTCGAGGCTGCTTTGGGAGGTAAATTGGCATTGTACATGACTGTTCCGgtttattatccttagaAATTTTGAGATAACCGTCTGAAGCCTTTCGGGCAGTTGCAGATGCGATGGTGACCACAGCATTCCGGTAGACTGTGCCCATTTTACCA
The window above is part of the Fusarium falciforme chromosome 3, complete sequence genome. Proteins encoded here:
- a CDS encoding HET domain-containing protein, translated to MASFDDAAAKYFFNRTSHTNFLDGDIMQQAKIWIDDCVGGRHERCFPPEKSQLPTRVLDVEPSLGPIVRLQDQTAGRFEGYAVLSYYWGGSQPLTATKSNIQTLISGVEIDRLPQTLKDAVYVARRLGLRYLWIDALCIIQDSPEDKLSEIGKMGTVYRNAVVTIASATARKASDGYLKISKDNKPEQSCTMPIYLPKQPRVGRVTLAAEGIPADTHPLPLRTRGWAFQEAVLSRRILIFSDYDLHCRCKPQHEMFLNLGNLKREKSPKLFSFGTKLFDEFETYHKSRGDGWMSPVFLSGMWSGMLFEFTTRSLTVADDRLHAVQGIANELLQSKHLSTTMDRTYISGTWMACLPLQLLWSRSQAGPSQPVTSRSKRALTWSWGCLDCRINFYSYGISSVRPYNGFSLLHVSSKPDEVYLEAECDIVCRSLDQFRHDSSKDRGIRITLDLDIDELPTTATCVYYILLDKTIDITGRKKSDPLRLYYVEGIATYENDKGVFQRLGFFRWNVNQPAEDEYIFGQRRRVKLV